The region ATCTAGTTAAGAATTTGAGTTAAATTAATCAAGATTTAGTTTTAGATTTAATAAGTTAATGTTATGTACTAGTCGGATTGTTTGAAGTaactgaaatatattttaaaataagatgtttCAGTGATAATTGACATTGACATAATTCAGATATTCTAAagtaatattaaagtatttaaactattttatcaattagttcaattcttttaaattaattataaaatttagtttaactTTACAGTAGttcaatttatgtattttatctacctatatgtataattttttctCCCCTtctaaaatgacatttttttagtattcaagaAAGTTGAAACACAAATCTTAATAGCTACATGAACACTTGAGCTCCACAAACATTACATCTCACAATAATTCTAAATCTTACATTATCctcttaaatacattttaaactTTAAGAGATTAAATACATTTCttgttcatttaatttttttcctatgcAACAAAGTAATAGGAAGACTAGTGAGAGAAACAGGAAAATGTTACATAACATCATTACTCATTTCCTAAAGCTATTGCCTTGTTCTTCCGACCAAACTACTTTAGTTCCCACATATCTTTAACCCTAAAGATAGAGGTTTGGACCACCTCACCTGAAAATAAGTAATAGGAAAAGTGAGTAGCATGCTAAAACTTCAATTGTTTGATTGGTGACAACACCTTCCATGAAGTGTTGGAATTATCCCAACACTTTAATTTCTCATATCTTTTCTGGAAACACTTTGTAAGATCACAATCCCTTTGTTCATATTGCAATCCTTTCCAGACTGTCCAACAAAATCTTTCTTGGTGAAACATGTGTTCATTTTCTAATGCAATCATTCCACTCAATATAAAGATCTTCCTCCAATGGGGACCACAACAAAATGCGAACGTGGAAACCACATGGTTGTCGAATGCTAGATTCTCTAACTTGACCAAAGTCAATGGTTCAAGCTCAATTTAACACTTTTCCCACAAATATCCAACTTCAGTGACAATCTTATTTGAAGCACCATTAGAAACTAAATATAAACtaacaaacaaaaaatcaaacttttaattttccaTATTATGATAAACTAACCCAAATCTATCTGATCCAATTCCTGTTTAATCCCCACCCCAGGCTACCACAACTCATAATTTTTGCACAACAGGTAATAATTACATGATATTAAACTGAGCACAAACATCATTCTTCTTCATTGGTTCTAAATTCATTCATGACTTGGTTACAAGGTTGGAGAAGAGGTTGGTTTAATGCCATTAGATGATAAAGACCCCACATCTGGCTAGAGAAAATGCAAGGTCTACATAACAATTTAAGAATCAGGTCCATGTTTGATATAGCTTATTTTTTAAAgcgtaaaaaaaaaactatctcaAGAGAGTttgttaaaataagttattGTTTCATCAAAATAAGTTAATGCAGACAAGCAACAACAGTTCCATTTCTAGGATTGAGTGTAGTACTAATAGTATATAAACTTGGGGAAAAAAATGTACACACTTGCAGTAACAGACTAGATAACTGAAAACCTAAATGCTTCAAGATTCTCCCAGAAAACACTAACATTTTCCACCCAGTTGACAATGCAATGACAAGCTTTTTCTCACTATATAGCAGGTCAAGGCATCTTACTTTCACTTGTCATTTAAGGTTACAAGCGATTTGAGCAATCCAGGGCTTATCTTGTCTACAAGAACACCTGACTCTGATAGAAGGTAAGCTTTTTCCTTCATAATGCTCTGTAGTTTCTTTGACTCAAAGTCAAGCTTCGCTTGATCTGTAAATAATTACATGGTCAGTAAAAAAGTATAGCAAGCAATTTTTATTGGAAATAAGTTTTTCGATAAAAGGACTTCACTTATAGCTATAGTTCAAAGTTTGGACAATTATAATAGTAACGATCAATAAAAGAACATGAATGGAGATAGTCAGTCTCAACACAACCTATAAATTGTAATGTTGGTGTCATGTCATTTGCTTATATAAGTAAAGATTATGTATTAcacaattaaacataaattaatataaaaaataatcataaagtCCCATGTCAACAATTCAGATATAGTTCTACACAAAGAATAATTCTTTTAAGTGGCATTAGCATTCTGAAACCGCAACAACGCAGTAGACAAAAGCCACATTTAGGTAAAATTACATTCTTTTCATTGTTGCAACAATTGCAATTACAATGACTGAAGATAACCAACGTGGGTGAACATCTAGGGAAATTTTCTGactttcttttagtatttttcaaATGGTTAGAAAATAGGGTGGCCAAAAACCTGTTTCCAATATAGTATGAGCTGCATGAAATGGTATTCTGGCAAACAGATCTGTTCCTGGAAACATCATCCATGTCGGCTCATAAGTGTTATGGTTGCCACAGGTGTTGCAAACCTCCTAAACCAAAGGTCTTGAGCTCCTAGCAACTCCCTTCATCATTGACTCGAAAGGAGATGGAACACTGCTTGTTGTTGTTCGAGCCATTTTCCTTAATACATTATCTAGAGAAActtagtaaaatattataaaaacaacAATCATTCAGTTGAatcaaaatggaaaaataatgcTATTTGTTAAGGCAAAGAAAGGCAACACCGTAACTcacagaaaggaaaaaaaaagatgacTTTTTAGACATAAACAACATAATCAAATTCTTTAGCATATTCAACTCAGAAGCAAAAGACATAAATCAATGACAAGGCTGAAACTAAACACTTTACGACATTTGCATAAACGCATTAGAAATTCTCACCGGGTGCAGAGGCGATTGGACCTCGAGCTAGGGTTTTTAAAATAAGGGATTTTCGAACCTAAGGATGCAACCCACAAAGGACAAATTCAAATTGAATGCAATTGGGAGAACAACAACTTTCTTTAATATAAACACATTCTTCGGAACTGAAATAGAGTTCGATGCACGTACCCATGGTTATCAAACTCGCGAGTTGACTCGTACACCCGTACAAGTCTGCGAGTCATGACAGTGTTCACGGGTTAACTCGTAtataaactcattttttttcaaactcgTAGTGAACTCGGAGTAAACTCGTGGACTCGTACCAGACTCGCGAGTTCGAGAGCGAGTCACCGAATTCGAAGAACCAGACGAAATGACACAAAAACATGTTGTTGGCTTTCGGATTTTAAGCCCAAACCAAAACCCCAATGCTCCAAATCGAAAATCCAAGCGAAAACAGAGATTGAAGCCCAACTCGAAAACCCTAatcgaagaagaagagaagatagaACTTGAAAACATTGACCTATTTCGAAATCTCAGCTTCGGTCATTCACGTCGCAGCTCCGATCGTCTCGCACAACAACTCTGATCGCCTCGCGTGGCAGCTCCGTCGGGACGCTGGTTCAGTGGCGTCGTTGAtccctctttctcttttccCTCTTTTGAAGTAATGACATacgtatataatatatatttctttgtttttttatttcattttttttacttttactaatcattatatatatatatgtatatatatattatataaattatatatctttctttgttttttcatttcattttttttctttggcttTCGTTGTTGTTCtgttacatatatataatatagatgtagttttgttttatatttaatttatttttggttttctaaaatttaaattatttgatttttaattgattgagaTTGGTTTATAATGTTCGGAAGTGAGACTGACATTCAAATTCTTGTGATCCTaatgaagaagatgatgttGGAGATGATATAAGTAGATGATTGGAGTCAAAAAGTTGaagttatttatgtttttttttattcatattaactTATGTGTTTGctgaaatttgaatttatataataatcatGTTTCTTGAACTaagttattttgtaattattgaaCTATTGTTTACTATTTGCATTAATTGTGGTGATTAAATTATGAATTGGTATGatactatatataattttttatatgaagtaGGGGTATAGTAGATTCGTACGAGTCTACAAGTCAGGTCTACGAAGCTCTCACGAATCTACATAGACTCTCGACTCTAATAACCTTGGTTCAACCTATAGCAAACTATGGGCCTACATCTATATGCGCATTTCATCCACCATAAAAATGGATTGGTTTTTTCTCTCTGGCATTATAGAGTGGTCTCGACTAAACGACCATTGTGTGCAAAAAGAAGAGATCAAGTTCAGCAAGCAAGTGCGAGTAAAAATGGATTGCGAAGAGTTGCATATACCTCAGGGAAAACGTGAGAGTGTAAATAttgaaaggaaaaatgaaaaaaaaagagcaaatcGTGAGTTTCGATTCGCTGATAAAGCTCCATTGTAATATGGAGAGTTAAAGGATTCAACAACCCTGAATGTGGGATTCAAATGGCAGATGAATGAATTGagaaaataacaatgaaaacCTATTTTCTGATTCGGTACCAAAATGCAGACAGCAACCAATAATAGATCACGCGGTGCGGTGgacaagaaaatgaagaagatgaaggaaGAGGGAAGGAGAGATGGAGAATGATAACGAAACAGAGGCTACGGTCGAAGTGATCGTCGGTGGATTCCGGCGCCGGAGCAGAGAAAATCGCAGGCAAGAAGAAGGCGGCAGAGTGTGCGAGTGGAGATAGAGAGTGTCAATAGCTAGGGATTAGTCGAGAAAGTGTGTAATGAACCACCTTcatattttcccttttttatttttattttttgcaattcctacttttatttttccacaaataaaataaataaaagatgtcTGGTCTCATTTTTTGCACATCATTTCCGGCCATCGATTGTGACCCAAAATTTGCTATCAACCAAACCGGTACTCGATTaaccatttaaaatatatatatatatatatatatatatatatatatatataataaaacaataattctacttaaaaaagatttttgtttacgactattaaacaaattatttttcaactttgtTCTAACTAAttctttacaaaataaatatttctgtTGTGAGAGAAAAATTTGTTAGAGATAATGATGGACATCTGAACGCATTTTTTATTGTGTGATCTTAGAGTTTGAACTTgaattcttaatatttaaatttattattactataattatatttttatataaaaattagtttcgaatattaaaatttaagttattctttaggtttttaaagaaataataactTCAATGTTTGATTagtactaaaattaaaatatgtttttaaaaaattatataaaaattagacTTCTTTCTTTGTTAATGAATATGATCTAATTAGTATGTggtgttttattttaatctaattttatttaattttttatcaatttttttaaaatattaggaTGGAACGTGTGAAGAAGCATGACATAATTATATAACTAATTATAAtgtgttttttaaatatatgtatgcaTGTGTGTATCAAAACAGATTATAATCACTATGAAGATGCATTAtggatatgattttttttaaagtacatCTATAATCTATCAATAAAAAGTTTGggcaattttaaaaaaaaaaattacaaaaggtGCAATACTTTTTGAGAAAAGGAAGTTTTTTTCATGAATATGCAAAATACTATTCACTATAAttaccttttttaatttaattattttcattaattattcgTTAAATTGTATTGACTGATAATtaatatgtgtgtgtgttttataCTATATTTGCTCTCTAAAAATGTCtcaagttttaaataatttgattttttttaacattattgtttgtatgtgtgtgattcaattacactttttttttttatttctttcattgaAAATGTATTATAAACTTCTTGTTATGGTGTATTTTCATGTGtactattttatcaatttttttatcttgataTAAATTTCTGAAGTTTCGTCCTATTTCTTTTTACAGTTTCcaaaattacttttctttattgtatttttcATGGATTTCTAATCTAGAAAAAGTTAAAGTccatgaaattttgtttttttattcaaacatatatttttttatgtataattcaaacatatattattttttcatttatttttttactcttgtttatttttgtgatttgttttcaataacattatatttttcCTATGTTACAAAcacttacaaatatttatataattatacataagGAGGATTCTCTATCTTAtgtctatatatatttttttaatttatccttTTGAATATAATTACACATTTCTtgtcaattaatatattttgatacggaatatcttataaataattaattaacaactgaaatttgtggaaggaaaaataaatttcactTTACAAATTATAACATTGAATCCCTGAAGAAAACTATATGATTGGTAAATTTTAAAGTCTAGGGTTTTTCGTAAGTGGCACCGAAGAACACCAACGCAACAGAACGAACCTAAAGAGATTCTGATTCAGCGGCTCGGAGAAAGACACAAGCGCAAGAAGAGAAAGGTGAAGAAGGAAGCAAGGAAGGGTGAGGTGtgtatttcatatattaattgtttttgtacaataattgttttttttcttttgtattaatTTCGGTATTCTTCTGTGTTTATTTTAGGCTCTGCAGATTTCAATGGCGGATTTGGAGGGTGCAGAAGGTTACAAGCCTTCTGCAGAATACGTGGAAGACAGCAATGATGCTCTGATCAACTTGACTGACTCAACTGAACTTTTGTTTCTTAAGTTGCCTTCTTCCAATGTAAGTTTCTCCTTTATGCCTTTGTTTGGTTATTTGTTTTGAACTGAATCTGAACTGCTAATACCaactaaatgaaaaagaaaaatcactaAGGATTGATATTGTTGTTCATCACAAAGTGGAAAATCAAGTGTAGTTTCaagcaaatttaaaaaatagaagtgAGTGAATTGACTTCAGTTTTCAAACAATtaggtttttttgttttttttttatcaagccTATCCACTAAGCGTAAGCGGAGTTTTAATTGTGTTAGATTCTGATTGGTGATTAAAAGTTCCCGTGTATGTTTCATGTTAATTTTGTTGTGCTAGCTAGCTCTCATTAAGGAGTGTAGAAAAATACATTTCTGTATATTACCTCTATTCATTTGCTTACATTTATCCCCTTACTTTATTATAGGAGACCGGtcaattttataactttttaaggTTGAGTTCTATTCAAATGAGCTGGTATGTGTATTGGCGGTGTTTCGTTCCATCTAGGAGTTAGATGGTGGAAGAGCCCTGCTTGGTGTTGTGTTAATTATTATTGCCATTGCTGTCTTGCTTGATGTGTGTATGATGTTGTCCAGGATTTTTTGTCTGACATACATGGAAAGAAATTGTCTCTCACACTTCATAATGATGGTAAACTAGCCCGCTTTAAGGGTTCATCaggtaaataaaattaatcatctGTGCCACGACctatttttttcaacttaaatttctgcataattgatctctaaattggtgcttttcttctttttgtgtgtgtgtgttgtagATGAATATGATTGCTTTCTGCGAGTgccttaattttaattttatgttggCAGGTAAGGCATATGATTTTGTAAGCTTTTTCGGTCAGGAGCCAGACGAAACAGTTTTTGTTTCCTCTACAGAACCAAAAATTGGTAAGTATCCatagattttgttttttgtttgagaATTGTTGTGGCTCACAAAAGCAAGAGCTTTGTTGTTACTATTATTTGAGGGAGAATCTCAAGTTACAAGAACATGTAAGATGGGACCATGACTAATCTTTGTTCTTTGGTTATTTCAATGTAAGAATTATTTGAGAGTTATCACAGCTCTCCAAGAGAGCTTtattgttagttactataatctGAGGTAAAATCTCAAGTCATTAGAACATGTAAGATGGGTTTATTTTGTAGCCTTTGAATTCAAGCATTAAGAGAAGTTATTTATTTCGCTTTACTGCAGCAAAGATTTCGATGCGAGTTTCAACCGTCCATTACCCTGATCCTAAAGAACTTGAGAACCTCAATTCAACCAACGTAAGACATGCACATCGACATTCTTCTGGAATCACAGGGACAACTTCATCTCGATACTTTCCTATGCAAAGTGGTGGACGTGCAGCTTCATCAAAAGGTAACAGACAGAAAAGCTCTTTGTCTGAATATACTGAGCCATCAAGTATTTCAAAAAAAGACACGAGTCTAATTCTAAATCTAAATCTAAATCTAAATTCAACTTGTCTGAGGTCTCACATGGTCACAGCAGTGGCATTTCCTCTATGTCCCCAGAATATTCTCATGAAggaaaaccaaagagaagaaAACTTACGGAATAACTATATAGGAAAGAATAGGGCAAGAGTTCTATGTTGTAAAAGGATGATGAATTTACGTTGTATTTTCTGTGGCTACcattttcctctatttttcaaattGTCATTTGCTTCAGTTTCACAATGTTCATTAATTGAAGGAcctttcttttctaatttttatgtCTTATCTTTGTGTACTAATTCAGTTGTGTTCTTCCTATGGTTGGATTGTTTTGGTCCTAATAGTGTTTTTGAAACCCTGCTGGCATCACATTGTTAGGGCCTTTGTTGTCAAAACTGGACTGAGaatgaaattttgataaaattgtaTTGTTTTTTACATAGGAAGAAACAGGAGAGAAAATACATGTGAAGGGGTTAAAGAATAATGTAAAGGTAATATTGTAAAATAGAATTCAAAAATAACTAAGTATGTAAAATTAGTTTCAGGCACAATGAAGGTTGATATAGAATGTATTTTGGAAATTACGTTTCTGGAACtaatttccaaaatataaaataaaacaaaaaagagaaagaatgtCAACAGGGAAAAATACGTGAATTCATGAACCTAAAATTTAAACTTAGGCATAGTAGAATTCTGCAGGGCTTTCTTTCAGACGTGGTAAGTGCATATTAGgcttataaaaaatgaatgattattttcagtttttaataaaatttaattaattatttctaaataaagcatatcaatatttgtatttatgacGGGTAAAAAGATGTTTATtgaaaatgtaatatatttattatttgcaaTATAAAtcatacatgttaaaataatttattaaaaaatgaaggaaaaaagaaaaaacaagacaGGCCAATAGTGGAACAGGGTTTTAGGCCAATATGCTCAAGTTTTTGAACCGAACACTCAATtcacctgtttttttttttttgatcatggataaattaaagttaatggaTCAAAATAACTCATTCATTTAGTTTTAATCTAAATAGTTTTAAAAGTATTGTGTTGCTTTATTTATCTGTTGAATGATGATGAATCTCTCCTTAGTGATACAATATGCCTTGATATTGAGGATTGGTCTATAAGTGAAAAAATTGAAGATCAAAaaccctttcttttcttttattcaatttacaGTGATAAACTTGGAAGATTTTGCTAGGCAATGCAAGACTTTTAGAAGATACAATACAAACTGAAACTAAGATTGAGGGAAAAAGTTATGGTAAAATATAAGTATCATTATAAAACCTAAATTCTTCCAACTTCCAACAGTAACAGATTTGAATTTTGTTGCTCTAAATATTCATGTTTTGTCAATCTCCTCAGCCTTCTGAAATCTTTTAGTATTCTCCAGTAACTGACGTGCTATTTTTAGCTTGCCACACTTCTGAAACACCTGTTCAAAAATGTCTCTAGCATAAACTGATAAAGGAATACCCTTTTCCAGCATTGATTTCACTTTCTCATAAGCAGCATCTAGTTCACCTCCTCTGCACAACTTCTGCAACTTCTGGTTCTCCAATTTTCTATCCAATTTAACACACAGATCCAACCTACCATGTTCTCTCAAAAGACTCTCTACTAAATTGTATGTGTCAAAATTTGGAAGCAATCCCAAACCCAACATTTCAATCAGCAAATCATAAGCAACTTTCCGGTTCTTACCCTCACCATGACCATGGATCAGAGCAGTGTAGGTTAAATCATCAGGAAGACACCTGTTCTTGTTCATGATTTCAAAAACCCTGGTAGCATCCTTTAACTTTCCCAATTTACACAGCATAAGTATAACAGAGTTATAAACAACCAACTTTGGCTTTAAGCCAAGGCTCAACATCCTCCCAAACAAATCACTAGCTTCCTTCACTTTGTGACATTCACACAATGCCTTTATAACAACAGAGTAACCCTCATGAACACACCTCAGTTTTCTTTCCTCAACAATCCTCAAAACTCTACCAGCTTCTTCTGTGTTACCCAAACGACAAAGCTCACACATAACCTTAACCACAACAAAAGAACTAGGCAATAATCCAGCCTTAGAAGCTGCCCAAAACACTTGAACTGCAGGCTGCATTGCATCACTGTTTCCTCCCACGTTAGGAACTAATATAGTATATGGTCTCCGAGTGTTCTTCACTCTCACCTTCTCAACAGATCCTTCTTTTGCACTCGTCAAACACAGCTCCCCAATAAGCATATTAACAGCAGATCGAGTAGGGAGCACTCCAATCTTCTCCATTTGATTGAAAATCTCAAGGGCTGACTCTACTCTACCAAACTTACAAAACCCAACAATCATGTTACTGCAGGAGTAAGTATCAGGGGTTTCAATCTTGTGAAAGATTGAATGTGCAAGCTGAATCATCTCCAGAGATGATTCCCTCTTGCAGAGAACATAAAGCATGTTGTTGCACACAAGGTTATCAGGCTTACACTTGAACACAGTCTCCATATCCTCAAACAGTGACAGTGCTTCCTTGATTCTTCCTTGTCTCCCCAAAAACCTGATGCAAATGGCCAATGCCTTATGCGACACTCCACCCTTGTGAAACGCCACTGTGGTCAGCAAGCATTTGATGTCGTCAAAGAGCTTTCTTCTCCCCAAGAAATCGGCCATGTACTCAACCACTGAATCATCAAAGTGAAACCCCATGTGGGACCCGGCCAAGGAGAAAAATTTCAAGGTTTTGGCCCTACCCAGTTGCTTGTAGCCCCTCAAAGCGCCAAAAACGAGGTTGGAGGTTAATTCTCGCTTGTGGAGAGCAAAAACGCCAGCCATGTCGCTGTGGGCGCAAGAGACAAGATCAGAGAGAAGAGAGGAAGGGTTAACGACATGAGAAGGGGGTGAATTGCTGCGTGGGATTGGGAAATTGGGGTGAGTTTGGGGAGAAGAGGAATGAAGAAATCTTGAAGAAGCTTTGAAAACATGAACAGCGAAAACAGCGGCATTTCGAGGCCTGCAAAGCATTACAGTTTGAAAGACCAATGTTATGGTTTTTTGCTTTTCCTCTTTCTTAGTTAACTCGTAGAATCGTTTCTCAGTTCAGCAAGCTCGGTTGAACACTAGAAGATAAAAACGACAGCggatttgtttgtttgttcGTAGGTATtgcatttgtttatttattggtGTCTTTCTCAGATTTTGCCTTCCCACTTTCTCCTTTGAGTTTCTGGATTAAGGCAGGTTAGGGTTTCTCTTCTTAagtataaaagaattatttgaaataatatatattaattaataatggtGTATCTTCTATAActattatgtaaataaaaaactCATATACTTGTATCATCAATTCACCATTGACTTCTAgggtaaatatttaaaataaaaaagaaaaaaacatattttaatttgaattaaatttctattcatgtaatctactttgtttttattttcttatatttcactttattgtaaataattttttttagacatTATTTATCTTTGGTCTAAAGCCAAATCTTGAAATGGCAACGAACTatcttcataaacaaaaaatattggaaTTCTCCATATCATAATCTCcactttcttttttcctttttctttacaATATTAGATTTCTCAACatatctattattatattagatatACGATGAACcctataaaaacaaatatgaagGATTTAGAAGTGCAACTTGGTTAAATAGGTTTTCTGTTgcttaacttaattttttaatcaaaatttattatatttatgtcaCGTTTTAAACGTCATGATATATTTATACTTCgaccattttcatttttaatattaattgaaaaatatatttgatatattaaataaatttaataatttataaataaaaaaattagattcaTACATTTATAAGATGGCCAGactaaaatttgataaagaaactaatttaaattctcactaaaattttaaatttaagtaaaaagaagaaaaaaaatactcacacgtgtgtgtgtgtgaggaCCCATTTC is a window of Vigna unguiculata cultivar IT97K-499-35 chromosome 4, ASM411807v1, whole genome shotgun sequence DNA encoding:
- the LOC114180448 gene encoding pentatricopeptide repeat-containing protein At1g63070, mitochondrial-like produces the protein MLCRPRNAAVFAVHVFKASSRFLHSSSPQTHPNFPIPRSNSPPSHVVNPSSLLSDLVSCAHSDMAGVFALHKRELTSNLVFGALRGYKQLGRAKTLKFFSLAGSHMGFHFDDSVVEYMADFLGRRKLFDDIKCLLTTVAFHKGGVSHKALAICIRFLGRQGRIKEALSLFEDMETVFKCKPDNLVCNNMLYVLCKRESSLEMIQLAHSIFHKIETPDTYSCSNMIVGFCKFGRVESALEIFNQMEKIGVLPTRSAVNMLIGELCLTSAKEGSVEKVRVKNTRRPYTILVPNVGGNSDAMQPAVQVFWAASKAGLLPSSFVVVKVMCELCRLGNTEEAGRVLRIVEERKLRCVHEGYSVVIKALCECHKVKEASDLFGRMLSLGLKPKLVVYNSVILMLCKLGKLKDATRVFEIMNKNRCLPDDLTYTALIHGHGEGKNRKVAYDLLIEMLGLGLLPNFDTYNLVESLLREHGRLDLCVKLDRKLENQKLQKLCRGGELDAAYEKVKSMLEKGIPLSVYARDIFEQVFQKCGKLKIARQLLENTKRFQKAEEIDKT